A region of Pseudarthrobacter sp. NIBRBAC000502770 DNA encodes the following proteins:
- a CDS encoding MFS transporter — protein sequence MNTYTTVPSGEQVVQELPWRWKVQGRIFLIGGLGFMFDAWDVTLNGILIPLLSKHWSLSAGEAAWVGTANLIGMALGAFIWGTIADTLGRKKAFTATLLLFSVFTVLGAFAPDFVWFCVFRFMAGFGLGGCIPVDYALVGEFTPRKQRGKVLTAMDGWWPVGAALAGFVSAGLVALYGDWRLTMLVMVLPALLVFWVRRSVPESPLFLIRKGRREEAAKIIDGLVEATGAEPRAYSLPDARDVPRLSAGSAWTQLRSVWQFNWKITAAAWSLFFSILLVYYLSLTWMPRILIGAGFAEYKAFVTTASMAAVGFLGVVVAALLVERVGRKWILAITGPLSALTLVIVAFVVDIPTAAVFWLLVFGFVVQVAIPVLYAYVSELYPTELRGTGFGWASTFSRLGAGFGPLVFANYFWPELGLATSFALAGALVLASVLWMAFFSPETRRARLQ from the coding sequence ATGAATACTTACACCACTGTGCCCAGCGGCGAACAGGTGGTCCAGGAACTGCCCTGGCGATGGAAAGTCCAGGGCAGGATCTTCCTGATCGGGGGCCTCGGATTCATGTTCGACGCCTGGGATGTAACCCTGAACGGCATCCTGATTCCGCTGCTGTCCAAGCACTGGTCGCTGTCCGCCGGGGAAGCGGCCTGGGTAGGCACGGCGAACCTGATCGGCATGGCGCTGGGTGCCTTCATCTGGGGAACCATCGCGGACACCTTGGGGCGGAAGAAGGCATTCACCGCCACGCTGCTGCTCTTCTCCGTATTCACTGTCCTCGGTGCGTTCGCCCCCGATTTCGTCTGGTTCTGCGTGTTCCGGTTCATGGCCGGGTTTGGTCTGGGCGGCTGCATCCCCGTGGATTACGCACTGGTGGGCGAGTTTACCCCGCGGAAACAGCGCGGCAAGGTGCTCACTGCCATGGACGGCTGGTGGCCGGTAGGCGCGGCTCTCGCCGGGTTCGTTTCGGCCGGCCTGGTGGCCCTCTACGGCGACTGGCGCCTGACCATGCTGGTGATGGTGCTGCCCGCCCTGCTGGTCTTCTGGGTCCGGCGGAGCGTGCCGGAGTCTCCACTGTTCCTGATCCGGAAGGGCCGCAGGGAAGAAGCGGCCAAAATCATTGACGGCCTGGTGGAGGCCACCGGGGCGGAACCGCGCGCGTACAGCCTTCCCGACGCCCGGGATGTCCCACGGCTTTCCGCCGGCAGCGCCTGGACCCAGCTGCGTTCGGTATGGCAGTTCAACTGGAAGATCACCGCTGCCGCCTGGTCCCTGTTCTTCAGCATCCTGCTGGTGTACTACCTGTCCCTGACGTGGATGCCCAGGATCCTCATCGGTGCCGGCTTCGCCGAGTACAAGGCGTTCGTCACCACGGCGTCCATGGCCGCCGTCGGCTTCCTGGGCGTGGTGGTGGCCGCCCTCCTGGTGGAGCGGGTGGGGCGCAAATGGATCCTTGCCATCACTGGTCCGTTGTCCGCGCTGACCCTGGTGATCGTGGCATTCGTGGTGGACATCCCCACGGCCGCGGTGTTCTGGCTGCTGGTGTTCGGGTTCGTGGTGCAGGTAGCCATTCCGGTGCTCTACGCCTACGTGTCCGAGCTCTATCCCACGGAATTGCGGGGCACCGGGTTCGGCTGGGCGTCCACATTTTCCCGGCTGGGTGCAGGGTTTGGACCGCTGGTCTTCGCCAACTACTTCTGGCCGGAACTCGGGCTGGCCACTTCCTTCGCCCTGGCCGGCGCCCTGGTGCTGGCCTCCGTGCTGTGGATGGCGTTCTTCTCCCCGGAAACCCGCCGGGCCCGCCTGCAGTAG
- a CDS encoding NADP-dependent isocitrate dehydrogenase: MSKIIYTHTDEAPMLATYSFLPIIEAFASTAGVEVETRDISLAGRIIAVFGDYLTPEQQIGDALAELGELAKTPEANIIKLPNISASIPQLKAAIAELQGQGYALPDYPDNPSSDEETAIRSRYDKIKGSAVNPVLREGNSDRRAPLSVKNYARQNPHSMGAWTADSKTNVATMGQDDFRSNEKSVVIEADGTIAIQLVREDGSVKVLKKAFPVLAGEVIDGTVMRAAALDEFLKAQVARAKEEGVLFSAHLKATMMKVSDPIIFGHVVKAYFSELFETYGKQLSAAGISPNNGLAAILSSLEDLPADVREGVQSLIKKGLEDGPALAMVDSDKGITSLNVPSDIIVDASMPAMIRTSGHMWGPDGKEADTLAVLPDSSYAGIYQVVIDDCRANGAYDPTTMGTVPNVGLMAQAAEEYGSHDKTFEIQEAGKVQIVDGNGNVLLEHEVSVGDIWRACQTKDAPIRDWVKLAVTRARASQTPAVFWLDEERAHDANLIAKVNEYLKDHDTEGLDLQIMSPVKATAFTLERIRKGEDTISVTGNVLRDYLTDLFPILELGTSAKMLSVVPLMNGGGLFETGAGGSAPKHVQQLLKENHLRWDSLGEFLALAVSFEHLATTTGNARAQVLADTLDRATGTFLLENKSPSRRAGELDNRGSHYFLARYWAEELAKQTDDADLAAAFSTVANELSSKEETIVGELAEVQGSPVDIGGYYRPDDAKASSVMRPSATLNKVIASLA, encoded by the coding sequence ATGTCCAAGATTATCTACACCCACACCGACGAAGCGCCGATGCTGGCTACCTATTCGTTCCTGCCCATCATCGAGGCGTTCGCTTCGACAGCAGGTGTGGAGGTGGAGACCCGCGACATTTCGCTCGCCGGCCGCATCATCGCCGTCTTCGGTGACTACCTGACCCCCGAGCAGCAGATCGGTGACGCCCTTGCTGAACTCGGTGAGCTGGCGAAGACGCCGGAAGCCAACATCATCAAACTGCCCAACATCAGCGCGTCCATCCCGCAGCTGAAGGCCGCCATTGCAGAGCTGCAGGGCCAGGGCTACGCGTTGCCGGATTACCCGGACAACCCCTCCTCGGACGAGGAGACCGCCATCCGCTCGCGCTACGACAAGATCAAGGGCTCCGCCGTGAACCCGGTCCTGCGCGAAGGCAACTCGGACCGCCGCGCTCCGCTGTCCGTCAAGAACTACGCCCGCCAGAACCCGCACTCCATGGGCGCCTGGACCGCGGACTCCAAGACCAACGTGGCCACCATGGGCCAGGACGACTTCCGCTCCAACGAGAAGTCCGTGGTCATCGAGGCTGACGGCACCATCGCCATCCAGTTGGTCCGCGAGGACGGCTCGGTCAAGGTCCTGAAGAAGGCGTTCCCCGTCCTGGCCGGTGAAGTAATCGACGGAACCGTGATGCGCGCCGCCGCACTGGACGAGTTCCTCAAGGCCCAGGTTGCCCGCGCCAAGGAAGAGGGCGTGCTGTTCTCCGCCCACCTGAAGGCCACCATGATGAAGGTCTCGGACCCCATCATCTTCGGCCACGTGGTGAAGGCATACTTCTCCGAGCTGTTTGAGACCTACGGCAAGCAGCTTTCCGCCGCCGGCATCAGCCCCAACAACGGTCTCGCAGCCATCCTGAGCAGCCTCGAGGACCTGCCGGCGGATGTCCGCGAGGGCGTGCAGAGCCTGATCAAGAAGGGCCTGGAAGACGGGCCCGCGCTGGCCATGGTGGACTCCGACAAGGGCATCACCAGCCTGAACGTGCCCTCCGACATCATTGTGGACGCCTCCATGCCGGCCATGATCCGCACCTCCGGCCACATGTGGGGCCCGGACGGCAAGGAAGCCGACACCCTCGCCGTCCTGCCGGACAGCTCCTACGCCGGCATCTACCAGGTGGTCATCGACGACTGCCGCGCCAACGGCGCCTACGACCCCACCACCATGGGCACCGTCCCGAACGTGGGCCTCATGGCGCAGGCCGCTGAGGAATACGGCAGCCACGACAAGACGTTCGAAATCCAGGAAGCCGGCAAGGTGCAGATCGTTGACGGCAACGGCAACGTCCTGCTGGAACACGAAGTTTCCGTCGGTGACATCTGGCGTGCCTGCCAGACCAAGGACGCACCCATCCGCGACTGGGTCAAGCTGGCCGTCACCCGCGCCCGCGCCTCGCAGACCCCCGCCGTGTTCTGGCTGGACGAGGAGCGTGCACACGACGCCAACCTCATCGCCAAGGTCAACGAGTACCTGAAGGACCACGACACCGAGGGCCTGGACCTGCAGATCATGTCGCCGGTCAAGGCCACCGCCTTCACCCTCGAGCGCATCCGCAAGGGCGAGGACACCATCTCCGTCACGGGCAACGTGCTCCGCGACTACCTCACGGACCTGTTCCCCATCCTGGAACTGGGCACCAGCGCCAAGATGCTCTCGGTTGTTCCGCTGATGAATGGAGGCGGACTCTTCGAGACCGGCGCCGGCGGATCCGCCCCCAAGCACGTCCAGCAGCTGCTGAAGGAAAACCACCTGCGCTGGGACAGCCTGGGTGAGTTCCTGGCCCTGGCCGTGAGCTTCGAGCACCTGGCCACCACCACCGGCAACGCACGCGCCCAGGTCCTCGCCGACACCCTGGACCGCGCCACCGGCACGTTCCTGCTGGAGAACAAGTCCCCGAGCCGCCGCGCCGGCGAACTGGACAACCGTGGCAGCCACTACTTCCTGGCCCGCTACTGGGCAGAGGAACTGGCCAAGCAGACGGACGACGCCGACCTGGCCGCCGCGTTCAGCACGGTCGCCAACGAGCTTTCCTCCAAGGAGGAAACCATCGTGGGCGAGCTGGCCGAGGTCCAGGGCTCACCCGTGGACATCGGAGGCTACTACCGCCCGGATGATGCCAAGGCTTCGTCCGTGATGCGTCCTTCCGCCACGCTGAACAAGGTCATCGCCAGCCTGGCCTAG
- a CDS encoding DUF6350 family protein: MKLRADQTGDRGLPMPLWLQGALEAAQAAIISALVVVAPIVAVWATAGFQNGQFEVLARLAGQSWLLVHGVPLELAGAGPATATHGGSGTLSLIPLGLTLIPFLLAWRAGRRLARASYTDQLWQALLGSWAVYAAFGAATGFVCRSSDVVINLWYAILVPLVPFGLGMVVGARREAGSWSRLIGVDAVDWISRTSQHYRWAGSYLASAAKAGFVAVASALTLAAALLAADLFIHWNLVVSVYEALDAGPVGGAALTIAQLGFLPNLVVFALAWTSGAGFALGAGSQAGALGTAVGPLPSIPVLAAIPSGSLDYAVVALLVPVLAGVMAGWWFLREGENHFDEWLAIKVHARWFTATVSTLVLGVLAGLAAGLLVMGLAWIARGSAGLGRLTAIGPDPLWTALWVAAEVAAGVVIGYAAGPWLEREKAGAADREGELVH, from the coding sequence ATGAAACTGCGCGCTGATCAGACCGGAGACCGTGGCCTTCCCATGCCGTTGTGGCTGCAGGGTGCCCTTGAAGCGGCGCAGGCGGCCATCATCTCGGCGCTGGTGGTCGTGGCGCCCATCGTGGCAGTCTGGGCCACCGCGGGTTTCCAGAACGGGCAGTTCGAGGTGCTGGCACGCCTGGCAGGGCAGTCCTGGCTCCTGGTCCATGGGGTGCCGCTGGAGCTTGCCGGCGCAGGACCGGCGACCGCCACCCACGGCGGATCCGGCACGCTGAGCCTGATTCCCCTGGGCCTGACCCTGATCCCGTTCCTCCTGGCGTGGCGCGCCGGCCGGAGGCTCGCACGGGCCTCCTACACGGACCAGTTGTGGCAGGCCCTGCTGGGCTCGTGGGCAGTCTATGCGGCGTTCGGTGCGGCCACCGGGTTCGTCTGCCGCAGCAGCGACGTCGTCATCAACCTTTGGTACGCCATACTGGTTCCCCTGGTCCCGTTCGGCCTCGGCATGGTGGTCGGTGCACGAAGGGAAGCAGGGTCCTGGAGCCGGCTCATCGGCGTCGACGCGGTGGACTGGATCTCCCGCACCAGCCAGCATTACCGCTGGGCCGGATCCTACTTAGCCTCCGCGGCGAAGGCAGGCTTTGTCGCCGTCGCATCCGCCCTTACCCTGGCCGCTGCGCTGCTGGCAGCCGATCTGTTCATCCACTGGAACCTGGTGGTGTCCGTGTATGAAGCGCTCGACGCCGGCCCGGTGGGAGGCGCCGCCCTCACCATCGCGCAGCTGGGCTTCCTGCCCAACCTTGTGGTCTTCGCGCTTGCGTGGACGTCAGGAGCCGGCTTTGCCCTGGGGGCCGGATCCCAGGCAGGGGCGCTGGGCACCGCAGTCGGGCCGCTCCCATCCATTCCTGTCCTGGCCGCCATCCCATCAGGATCCCTGGACTACGCCGTCGTCGCCCTGCTAGTTCCCGTGCTGGCGGGCGTCATGGCGGGGTGGTGGTTCCTGCGGGAGGGGGAAAACCACTTTGACGAGTGGCTCGCCATCAAGGTCCACGCCCGCTGGTTCACCGCCACCGTCTCCACCCTTGTCCTCGGGGTGCTCGCAGGGCTGGCCGCCGGGCTGCTGGTGATGGGCCTGGCCTGGATCGCGCGGGGGTCAGCAGGACTGGGGCGCCTGACCGCAATCGGTCCTGACCCGCTGTGGACGGCCCTATGGGTGGCTGCGGAGGTGGCCGCCGGCGTGGTCATTGGCTACGCGGCAGGACCCTGGCTGGAAAGGGAGAAGGCCGGGGCGGCCGATCGCGAAGGGGAACTGGTCCACTAG
- a CDS encoding PRC and DUF2382 domain-containing protein, whose protein sequence is MLNRENLENLLTKGGHVVGSDGTKIGSIGQLYADDDTGEPTWVTVKTGLFGTSESFVPVEGAHNQGEDLVVPFTKEHVKDAPRVDADGHLTPEEEDRLYTYYDRGARTYTEATRDTAGDVDLQGDADLNAGTPTAGITSDRDTHTRGTVGHDTSGPTTDDAMTRSEEHLHVGKERETTGRARLRKYVTTENVTKTIPVEREEVRVEREPITDANRGSALDGPGISEEEHEVVLHEERPVVEKETVPVERVRLDKETVHDDVTVNEEVRKENIETDGDARR, encoded by the coding sequence ATGCTCAACAGGGAAAACCTTGAAAACCTGCTCACCAAGGGCGGCCACGTAGTCGGCTCCGACGGCACGAAAATCGGTTCGATCGGCCAGCTGTATGCAGACGACGACACGGGCGAACCCACCTGGGTCACCGTGAAGACCGGCCTCTTCGGTACGTCCGAATCCTTCGTGCCGGTTGAGGGCGCGCACAACCAGGGCGAGGACCTGGTGGTGCCCTTCACCAAGGAGCACGTCAAGGACGCACCCCGCGTTGATGCCGACGGACACCTCACCCCCGAGGAAGAGGACCGGCTGTACACGTACTACGACCGCGGCGCACGGACGTACACCGAGGCCACCCGTGACACCGCCGGCGACGTCGACCTCCAGGGCGATGCAGACCTCAATGCCGGGACCCCCACCGCCGGGATCACTTCCGACCGGGACACCCACACTCGCGGGACCGTGGGCCACGATACCTCCGGCCCCACCACGGACGACGCCATGACCCGCTCCGAGGAACATCTGCACGTGGGCAAGGAGCGTGAGACCACAGGCCGGGCCCGCCTGCGCAAGTACGTCACCACCGAGAATGTCACCAAGACCATCCCGGTGGAGCGTGAAGAAGTCCGCGTGGAGCGCGAGCCCATCACGGACGCCAACCGCGGCTCCGCGCTGGACGGCCCGGGCATCAGCGAGGAAGAGCACGAGGTGGTCCTGCATGAGGAACGCCCCGTGGTGGAGAAAGAGACTGTTCCCGTGGAACGGGTCCGGCTGGATAAAGAGACAGTCCATGATGACGTCACGGTCAACGAGGAAGTCCGCAAGGAAAACATCGAAACGGACGGCGACGCGCGTCGCTGA
- the purN gene encoding phosphoribosylglycinamide formyltransferase, with the protein MRIVVLVSGTGSNLQAVIDAVKAGELDVEIAAVGADREGTYGVERSAAAGIPTFVVDFKAYPDRTDWNAALARAVAAYSPDVVVSSGFMRIVSPGFIDAFNGRYLNTHPALLPAFPGAHGVRDAMAYGVKVTGCTVHWADAGVDTGPIIAQEAVAIEDADTEETLHERIKVVERRLLVSTLAALAADPEYSAA; encoded by the coding sequence ATGCGTATCGTCGTCCTCGTCTCCGGCACCGGGTCCAACCTCCAGGCAGTTATCGACGCCGTCAAAGCGGGGGAGCTCGATGTGGAAATCGCGGCGGTGGGCGCCGACCGCGAAGGGACCTATGGCGTCGAACGTTCCGCTGCCGCCGGCATCCCCACCTTTGTGGTGGACTTCAAGGCCTACCCGGACCGTACCGACTGGAACGCCGCGCTGGCCAGGGCCGTCGCCGCCTACTCGCCGGACGTTGTGGTGTCCTCCGGGTTCATGCGGATTGTCAGCCCCGGTTTCATCGACGCGTTCAACGGCAGGTACCTCAACACACACCCCGCGCTGCTGCCTGCTTTTCCAGGCGCCCACGGCGTCCGCGACGCCATGGCCTACGGGGTCAAGGTCACCGGTTGCACCGTGCACTGGGCCGACGCCGGCGTGGACACCGGCCCCATCATTGCCCAGGAAGCTGTGGCCATCGAGGACGCAGACACCGAGGAGACCCTGCACGAACGCATCAAGGTGGTGGAGCGCCGGCTCCTGGTTTCCACGTTGGCCGCCCTCGCCGCGGATCCGGAATATTCCGCCGCCTAG
- the purH gene encoding bifunctional phosphoribosylaminoimidazolecarboxamide formyltransferase/IMP cyclohydrolase codes for MSFTQHERVSIDRVPIRRALISVYDKTGLEELASGLHAAGVKLVSTGSTAKKIAAAGIPVQEVEEVTGSPEMLDGRVKTLHPRVHGGILADRRVPAHMETLASMDIEAFDLVVVNLYPFVETVKSGAAQDDVVEQIDIGGPAMVRSAAKNHAAVAIVVDPSFYGQVVEAAAEGGFDLKTRRRLAAKAFAHTAAYDNAVATWTASQFLDEDGDGVIDWPAYAGLSLERSEVLRYGENPHQQAALYVDKAAPVGIAQADQLHGKAMSYNNFVDADAALRAAYDFSEPAVAVIKHANPCGVAVGSKDASDPIADAHAKAHACDPVSAFGGVIAANRTVTAGMANTVKDIFTEVVIAPGFEAEAVEILSKKKNIRLLALPEGYGRYPTEFRQVSGGMLVQVSDKVDADGDNPANWTLAAGEAADEKTLADLAFAWTACRAAKSNAILIADNGAAVGIGMGQVNRLDSCRLAVERANTLGVTVESDVDGAGGASNTDASGAPERARGAVAASDAFFPFADGLQILIDAGVRAVVQPGGSVRDEEVIAAANAAGITMYFTGARHFFH; via the coding sequence GTGAGCTTCACGCAGCATGAGCGCGTATCCATTGACCGTGTACCCATCCGCCGGGCTCTGATCTCGGTTTACGACAAAACCGGTCTGGAGGAGCTCGCCTCGGGCCTGCACGCAGCGGGCGTGAAGCTCGTCTCCACAGGCTCCACGGCCAAGAAGATTGCCGCCGCGGGTATTCCCGTGCAGGAGGTTGAGGAAGTCACCGGTTCGCCCGAGATGCTGGACGGCCGCGTCAAGACCCTGCACCCGCGCGTCCACGGTGGCATCCTGGCGGACCGCCGCGTCCCGGCGCACATGGAAACCCTCGCCAGCATGGACATCGAAGCCTTCGACCTGGTGGTGGTGAACCTCTACCCGTTCGTGGAAACCGTCAAGTCCGGTGCCGCGCAGGACGACGTCGTGGAGCAGATCGATATCGGCGGCCCCGCCATGGTCCGGTCGGCTGCGAAGAACCACGCCGCCGTCGCCATTGTGGTGGACCCGTCCTTCTACGGCCAGGTGGTGGAGGCCGCAGCGGAAGGCGGCTTCGACCTGAAAACCCGCCGCCGCCTCGCCGCCAAGGCCTTCGCCCACACCGCCGCCTACGACAATGCAGTGGCCACCTGGACCGCCAGCCAGTTCCTGGACGAGGACGGCGACGGCGTCATCGACTGGCCTGCCTACGCCGGCCTGTCCCTGGAGCGCTCCGAGGTCCTCCGCTACGGCGAGAACCCGCACCAGCAGGCTGCCCTGTATGTGGACAAGGCCGCCCCGGTGGGCATCGCCCAGGCGGACCAGCTGCACGGCAAGGCCATGAGCTACAACAACTTCGTTGACGCCGACGCCGCCCTGCGCGCCGCCTACGACTTCAGCGAGCCCGCCGTCGCCGTCATCAAGCACGCCAACCCGTGCGGCGTCGCCGTCGGCTCCAAGGACGCCTCGGACCCCATCGCCGACGCCCACGCCAAGGCCCACGCCTGCGATCCCGTCTCTGCATTCGGCGGCGTCATCGCAGCGAACCGCACGGTGACCGCCGGTATGGCCAACACCGTCAAGGACATCTTCACCGAGGTGGTCATCGCACCCGGCTTCGAGGCTGAGGCGGTGGAAATCCTCTCCAAGAAGAAGAACATCCGTCTGCTGGCCCTGCCCGAGGGATACGGCCGGTACCCCACGGAGTTCCGCCAGGTCTCCGGCGGCATGCTGGTCCAGGTCAGCGACAAGGTGGACGCCGATGGCGACAACCCCGCCAACTGGACCCTCGCCGCCGGTGAGGCCGCGGATGAGAAGACCCTCGCGGACCTCGCCTTCGCCTGGACTGCGTGCCGGGCCGCGAAGTCGAACGCCATCCTCATTGCCGACAACGGCGCGGCCGTGGGCATCGGCATGGGCCAGGTCAACAGGCTCGATTCCTGCCGCCTCGCGGTGGAGCGGGCCAACACGCTGGGCGTCACGGTGGAGTCCGACGTCGACGGTGCCGGCGGTGCCTCCAACACGGACGCAAGCGGCGCACCTGAGCGTGCCCGCGGTGCCGTGGCGGCCTCGGACGCGTTCTTCCCGTTCGCCGACGGCCTGCAGATCCTGATCGACGCCGGTGTCCGTGCCGTGGTGCAGCCGGGCGGTTCTGTCCGGGATGAGGAAGTCATTGCAGCAGCGAACGCTGCGGGCATCACCATGTACTTCACGGGAGCCCGCCACTTCTTCCACTAA
- a CDS encoding serine protease: MTRTRSLASGLLTLSAAAMLTLTAAGGASAAPAPSDGNEAPSVASVTLDAGAAADYWTPERMQGAVPGDTLAGKALERGNRSNPALVEKSKPSSTKATKGKPTLAQSANPVSHIGKVFFTLGGTNYVCSGNAVTSTNRSTVATAGHCVNEGPGAYATNFVFVPAYDNGAAPYGKWTAKALYAPTQWASNGDMTYDTGFAVMNPDAKGRKLTDVVGGSGTAFNQARGLTYTSYGYPAAAPFNGETLKSCTGTASNDSNNPQFNTQGIPCDMTGGSSGGPWFIGNGPDGLQNSINSYGYNGSAVMYGPYWGSVIETTYTNAAKS; encoded by the coding sequence ATGACACGCACCAGGTCTCTGGCTTCCGGCCTCCTGACTCTTTCGGCGGCCGCCATGCTCACACTCACTGCTGCCGGTGGCGCCTCCGCCGCCCCGGCGCCGTCGGACGGTAACGAAGCGCCGTCGGTGGCCAGCGTCACGCTCGACGCCGGGGCTGCAGCCGATTACTGGACTCCCGAGCGGATGCAGGGCGCTGTTCCTGGTGACACGCTGGCCGGCAAGGCCCTGGAACGCGGCAACCGTTCAAACCCTGCCCTGGTGGAAAAAAGCAAGCCGTCCTCCACCAAGGCCACCAAGGGCAAACCCACGCTTGCCCAGAGCGCGAACCCCGTCTCCCACATCGGCAAGGTCTTCTTCACGCTCGGCGGAACGAACTATGTGTGCTCCGGCAACGCCGTCACCTCGACCAACCGCAGCACTGTGGCAACGGCCGGCCACTGCGTGAATGAAGGCCCGGGCGCGTACGCCACCAACTTCGTCTTCGTCCCCGCGTATGACAACGGGGCAGCCCCTTACGGCAAATGGACCGCCAAAGCCCTGTATGCCCCCACCCAGTGGGCTTCCAACGGCGACATGACGTATGACACCGGCTTCGCCGTGATGAACCCTGATGCCAAGGGGCGGAAGCTGACCGACGTCGTCGGCGGCTCCGGCACTGCCTTCAACCAGGCACGGGGCCTGACCTACACGTCGTACGGCTACCCGGCAGCGGCGCCCTTCAACGGGGAGACCCTCAAGAGCTGCACCGGGACGGCGTCAAATGATTCCAACAACCCCCAGTTCAACACCCAGGGCATTCCCTGCGACATGACCGGCGGTTCCTCCGGTGGTCCGTGGTTCATCGGCAACGGTCCCGATGGCCTGCAGAACTCCATCAACAGCTACGGCTACAACGGCTCCGCAGTGATGTACGGCCCATACTGGGGCTCCGTTATCGAGACGACGTACACCAATGCCGCGAAATCCTAA
- a CDS encoding serine/threonine-protein kinase, with product MVAESPSSIKNEVVGGRYRLGEVVGRGGMSSVYCARDENLGRDVALKLFAPQAPDADELKRQEAEIQLLATLNHPGLVTLFDAGIDDRIPDEPRPFLTMELVEGQDLRSRIRHSTVPLEELAVIGAGIADALAYVHGLGIIHRDIKPGNILLVQIRPGEPIRPKLTDFGIARIVDSTRLTATGTMVGTAAYLSPEQALGKPLSSATDIYSLGLVLLECIKGTVEYPGSAVESAVARLHRAPEIPDDVPSEWAGLIRSMTAIDPLERPAAADIESALRQALVSPASTPGELAPETTRVLPAMPFHPPSITAEESVEDVREAAAAPRTTDPAPGTEAGTSAAKPRLTRSRRIWLAVVVGVLVVAAAAAAVLMSISARPADVVPYPTVTGVLGDHLQELQKSVAP from the coding sequence ATGGTGGCGGAATCGCCTAGCTCCATCAAGAATGAAGTGGTCGGCGGTCGCTACCGTTTGGGTGAGGTCGTAGGCCGTGGCGGAATGTCGTCGGTGTACTGTGCGCGGGACGAAAACCTGGGCCGCGATGTGGCTTTGAAGCTCTTCGCCCCGCAGGCCCCGGACGCGGACGAGCTCAAGCGGCAGGAAGCCGAAATCCAGCTCCTGGCAACGCTCAACCACCCGGGCTTGGTGACACTTTTCGATGCGGGCATCGATGACCGTATTCCGGATGAGCCCCGGCCGTTCCTGACCATGGAACTGGTGGAGGGCCAGGACCTTCGCAGCCGCATCCGCCACAGCACGGTTCCGTTGGAGGAACTGGCCGTCATCGGCGCCGGCATCGCCGATGCCCTGGCCTACGTGCACGGGCTGGGCATCATCCACCGCGACATCAAACCGGGCAACATCCTCCTGGTCCAGATCCGGCCCGGTGAGCCGATTCGGCCCAAGCTCACGGATTTCGGCATCGCGAGGATTGTGGATTCCACCCGGCTTACGGCTACGGGAACCATGGTGGGCACCGCCGCCTACCTCAGCCCGGAGCAGGCCCTGGGCAAACCCTTGTCGTCGGCCACGGACATTTATTCTTTGGGACTGGTGCTGCTCGAATGCATAAAAGGCACCGTGGAATATCCCGGCAGTGCCGTGGAGTCGGCGGTTGCCCGGCTCCACCGGGCCCCGGAAATTCCCGACGACGTCCCCTCCGAATGGGCCGGCCTGATCCGTTCCATGACGGCCATCGACCCGCTGGAACGGCCAGCCGCCGCTGACATTGAATCGGCGCTGCGCCAGGCGCTGGTCTCCCCCGCGTCGACGCCGGGAGAACTGGCGCCGGAAACGACCCGTGTACTGCCGGCCATGCCCTTCCACCCTCCCTCCATTACCGCAGAAGAATCGGTGGAAGACGTGCGCGAGGCCGCGGCGGCACCCAGGACTACAGACCCTGCCCCCGGAACAGAGGCTGGCACGTCCGCTGCAAAGCCGCGCCTCACCCGGAGCCGGCGTATCTGGCTGGCCGTGGTGGTGGGTGTCCTGGTGGTTGCCGCAGCCGCCGCTGCGGTGCTGATGAGCATCTCCGCCCGCCCGGCCGACGTCGTCCCTTATCCCACCGTGACCGGCGTCCTGGGTGACCATCTGCAGGAACTCCAGAAGAGCGTGGCGCCGTGA